In Phaeobacter gallaeciensis DSM 26640, a genomic segment contains:
- a CDS encoding branched-chain amino acid ABC transporter permease has protein sequence MIRTLLSGDLPRSRTLALLLGVILICLAFAPFLFPGVRTVDTAARICIFIVLVASYDLLLGYGGIVSFAHTMFFGMGAYGVALTSTHMGRGFDALAIGSITGAALAAVLALLIGLFSLRVRAIFFAMITLAVASAVAVLVSQLSGLTGGEDGLTFKNPRELGPAFKFGKEAFDGKLFGVKLNGKLLTYYLIFGGSALLFLALLRVVNSPFGRVLQAIRENDFRAEAIGYKVVYYRVTATCLSAAIAALSGSLYAIWLRYVGPDTTLSMTIMIDILLMVVIGGMGTIYGAVIGATLFVLAQNYLQNLMGVLSGMTEGLPLLPELLSPDRWLLWLGVLFILSVYFFPSGVVGRLRGQR, from the coding sequence ATGATCCGTACTCTTCTGTCTGGCGACCTGCCACGCTCTCGCACCCTTGCCCTGCTGCTTGGTGTCATCCTGATCTGCCTGGCCTTCGCACCCTTTCTGTTTCCGGGCGTTCGCACCGTCGATACCGCCGCGCGCATCTGCATTTTTATCGTGCTGGTGGCGAGCTACGATCTCTTGCTGGGCTACGGCGGCATTGTCAGCTTTGCGCATACGATGTTCTTCGGCATGGGCGCCTATGGGGTCGCTCTCACCTCAACCCATATGGGACGTGGCTTTGACGCGCTGGCAATCGGGTCTATCACGGGTGCGGCGCTCGCAGCCGTTCTGGCGCTGCTGATTGGGTTGTTTTCCCTGCGTGTCCGAGCGATTTTCTTTGCCATGATCACGCTCGCTGTTGCCTCTGCCGTGGCGGTTTTGGTCAGCCAGCTCTCCGGGCTCACAGGAGGCGAGGATGGGCTGACCTTCAAAAACCCGCGCGAGCTGGGGCCTGCGTTCAAATTCGGCAAAGAGGCGTTCGATGGCAAACTCTTCGGGGTTAAACTGAACGGAAAATTGCTGACCTATTACCTGATTTTCGGCGGCAGCGCGCTGCTGTTCCTGGCTCTGTTGCGGGTCGTAAATTCGCCGTTTGGCCGCGTGCTGCAAGCGATCCGGGAAAATGACTTCAGAGCAGAGGCAATTGGCTACAAAGTGGTCTACTACCGCGTCACCGCCACCTGCCTCTCAGCGGCGATAGCGGCGCTGTCAGGATCTCTCTATGCGATCTGGCTGCGCTATGTGGGGCCGGATACCACCCTGTCGATGACAATCATGATCGACATTCTGCTGATGGTCGTCATTGGCGGCATGGGCACCATCTACGGCGCAGTTATCGGCGCGACCCTGTTTGTGCTGGCACAGAACTATCTGCAAAACCTGATGGGTGTTCTCTCGGGCATGACCGAAGGGTTACCTCTGCTGCCCGAACTTCTCAGCCCGGACAGATGGTTGTTGTGGCTTGGGGTGCTGTTCATTCTCAGTGTCTATTTCTTCCCCAGTGGCGTGGTTGGCCGCCTGCGCGGCCAACGTTAG
- a CDS encoding aspartate-semialdehyde dehydrogenase, with amino-acid sequence MGYRVVIAGATGNVGREMLNILAERQFPVDEIAVLASRKSLGTEVTFGDKTLTTQDLDTFDFAGWDMALFAVGSDATKKYAPKAAAAGCVVIDNSSLYRYDHDVPLIVPEVNPQAVHGYAKKNIIANPNCSTAQMVVALKPLHDRAKIKRVVVSTYQSVSGSGKDAIDELWDQTKAVYNPTQDVPPSVYTKQIAFNVIPHIDVFLDDGSTKEEWKMVAETKKIVDPSIKVTATCVRVPVFVGHSEAINIEFEDFLDEDEARDILREAPGIMVIDKREDGGYVTPVECVGDFATFISRIRQDSTLDNGLNLWCVSDNLRKGAALNAVQIAELLGREVLKKG; translated from the coding sequence ATGGGTTATCGCGTCGTTATCGCGGGCGCCACGGGCAACGTGGGTCGCGAAATGCTGAACATTCTGGCGGAACGCCAGTTTCCTGTGGATGAGATTGCAGTTCTGGCGAGCCGCAAATCCCTCGGCACCGAAGTTACATTCGGCGACAAGACACTGACGACCCAGGATCTGGATACGTTCGACTTCGCCGGTTGGGATATGGCGCTGTTTGCTGTTGGCTCCGATGCCACCAAGAAATACGCGCCGAAAGCCGCTGCGGCCGGTTGCGTCGTCATCGATAACTCGTCGCTGTACCGCTATGATCATGACGTGCCGCTGATCGTGCCCGAGGTGAACCCGCAGGCGGTGCATGGTTATGCCAAGAAGAACATCATCGCCAACCCCAACTGCTCCACTGCGCAGATGGTTGTGGCGCTGAAGCCGCTGCATGATCGTGCCAAGATCAAGCGTGTCGTGGTGTCGACCTATCAGTCGGTGTCCGGCTCTGGCAAAGATGCGATTGACGAACTGTGGGATCAGACCAAAGCGGTCTACAACCCTACACAGGACGTACCACCGAGCGTCTACACCAAGCAGATTGCCTTCAACGTGATCCCGCACATCGATGTTTTCCTGGACGACGGCTCGACCAAGGAAGAGTGGAAGATGGTCGCCGAGACCAAGAAGATCGTTGATCCCTCGATCAAGGTCACCGCGACCTGCGTGCGGGTGCCGGTCTTTGTCGGTCACTCCGAAGCGATCAACATCGAATTCGAGGACTTCCTTGATGAAGATGAGGCCCGTGACATCCTGCGTGAGGCCCCTGGCATCATGGTGATCGACAAGCGCGAAGACGGCGGCTACGTGACGCCGGTCGAATGTGTTGGTGATTTTGCAACTTTCATCAGCCGTATCCGTCAGGATTCGACCTTGGATAATGGTCTTAACCTGTGGTGTGTCAGCGACAATCTGCGCAAGGGTGCTGCTCTGAATGCGGTTCAGATCGCGGAACTTCTGGGGCGTGAAGTTCTGAAAAAAGGCTAA
- a CDS encoding HpcH/HpaI aldolase family protein, translated as MPAPKNTFKQALANGDRQIGCWMSFGEATVAEVMGTCGFDWLVIDGEHAPNDIRSIRDQLMALAASDSHPVVRVPIGETWIIKQVLDAGAQTVLVPIVEDADQARELVRACQYPPHGTRGVGATAARATLFGTASDYIQTADQQVCLLLQVENRKGIENLEEILAVPGVDGIFIGPADLSTDMGHQGNSAHPEVRAVIADALARIKAAGKAPGILGTSPEATQAYFDMGAQFLAVGIDVMLLAQNARALATDWTSK; from the coding sequence ATGCCTGCACCCAAAAACACCTTCAAACAGGCGCTGGCCAACGGGGATCGTCAAATCGGCTGCTGGATGAGTTTTGGCGAAGCGACCGTCGCCGAAGTCATGGGGACCTGTGGCTTTGACTGGCTGGTGATCGACGGGGAACATGCCCCAAATGACATCCGCTCCATTCGGGATCAGCTGATGGCGCTGGCAGCATCGGACAGCCATCCGGTGGTGCGCGTGCCCATCGGTGAAACCTGGATCATCAAACAGGTGCTGGACGCCGGTGCGCAAACTGTTCTGGTCCCCATCGTCGAGGATGCCGATCAGGCTCGCGAACTTGTGCGCGCCTGCCAGTACCCGCCGCATGGCACTCGTGGTGTCGGCGCGACGGCTGCGCGCGCGACCCTGTTCGGTACCGCCAGCGACTACATTCAAACCGCCGATCAGCAGGTCTGCCTGCTGTTGCAAGTCGAAAACCGTAAAGGCATCGAAAATCTCGAAGAAATTCTGGCGGTGCCGGGTGTTGATGGTATCTTCATCGGGCCCGCCGACCTCTCCACGGATATGGGACATCAGGGCAATTCCGCTCACCCAGAGGTGCGCGCCGTGATTGCCGACGCGCTGGCGCGGATCAAGGCCGCAGGCAAGGCGCCGGGCATATTGGGCACCTCGCCCGAGGCCACACAGGCCTATTTCGACATGGGGGCACAATTCCTCGCCGTCGGGATTGATGTCATGCTGCTCGCGCAGAATGCGCGCGCCCTCGCCACGGACTGGACATCGAAGTAG
- a CDS encoding substrate-binding domain-containing protein: MKRTFAAGMVSALTLTSALATAAFADIKIAHVYGKTGPFEAYAKQSHDGLMLGLEYATGGTMEVNGEKIVVIEKDTQLKPENGKALLEEAYGDDEVDLAIGPVSSGVALAMLPVAEEYEKLLIVEPAVADSITGSNWNRYIFRTSRNSSQDAVASAIALAGDNVHIATLAQDYAFGRDGIAAFREALTAQGHEIVHEEFAPTDTTDFTAAGERIFNAMKDLEGEKKLFIIWAGGGNPWAKINAMDPGRFGIEFAGVGNILAALKGFKDFAGMEGGTYYYYELPDNPVNDWLVKTHFERFDSPPDFFTAGGMAAGIAAVEAIKKAGSTDTEALITAMEGMKWETPKGTMQFRAEDHQALQPMYHFKLRVEDDVEWAIPELVRELGIDDLPIPVRN, translated from the coding sequence ATGAAACGCACATTTGCTGCGGGGATGGTCTCCGCACTGACGCTGACGTCAGCTTTGGCCACCGCCGCCTTTGCTGATATTAAAATCGCCCACGTCTATGGCAAAACCGGCCCGTTTGAGGCCTACGCCAAACAGTCACACGACGGCCTGATGCTGGGGCTGGAATACGCCACCGGCGGCACCATGGAGGTGAACGGCGAGAAGATCGTGGTGATCGAAAAAGACACCCAGCTGAAGCCCGAGAACGGCAAGGCCCTGCTTGAGGAGGCCTATGGCGACGATGAGGTCGATCTGGCCATCGGGCCGGTCAGCTCCGGCGTCGCGCTAGCGATGCTACCGGTCGCCGAAGAATACGAAAAATTGCTGATCGTAGAACCGGCGGTTGCTGACTCCATTACCGGGTCGAACTGGAACCGCTACATCTTCCGGACCTCTCGCAATTCCTCTCAGGATGCCGTAGCCAGCGCCATCGCCTTGGCCGGGGACAACGTGCATATCGCAACGCTGGCACAGGACTACGCCTTTGGCCGCGATGGCATCGCCGCTTTCCGCGAAGCCCTTACCGCGCAGGGGCACGAGATCGTCCACGAAGAATTCGCACCGACCGATACCACTGACTTTACGGCGGCCGGGGAACGGATCTTCAACGCGATGAAAGATCTCGAAGGCGAAAAGAAGCTCTTCATCATCTGGGCTGGTGGCGGCAACCCTTGGGCCAAAATCAACGCCATGGATCCGGGCCGTTTCGGGATCGAATTTGCCGGTGTCGGCAATATCCTTGCCGCTTTGAAGGGGTTCAAGGATTTCGCAGGCATGGAAGGTGGCACCTATTATTACTATGAGCTGCCCGACAATCCCGTGAACGACTGGCTCGTTAAAACCCATTTTGAGCGGTTTGACAGCCCTCCTGATTTCTTCACCGCAGGCGGCATGGCCGCTGGTATCGCTGCCGTGGAAGCCATCAAGAAAGCCGGCTCCACCGACACCGAAGCGTTGATCACCGCGATGGAAGGCATGAAGTGGGAAACCCCGAAAGGCACCATGCAGTTCAGGGCCGAAGATCATCAAGCGCTACAGCCGATGTACCACTTCAAATTGCGTGTCGAAGATGATGTCGAATGGGCGATCCCCGAATTGGTTCGCGAGTTGGGCATCGACGATCTGCCGATCCCGGTGCGCAACTGA
- a CDS encoding pyridoxal phosphate-dependent decarboxylase family protein, whose amino-acid sequence MNWTDFSHWGRKIADWTQNYHQTVGDRPVRARTEPGDVLNALPATPPETGEGMEAIFADFETIVMPGITHWQHPRFFAYFTSNAAAPSVLAEFLTSAIAPQCMLWQTSPAATEMETCMMDWLRQALDLPEEFQGVIQDSASSATLAAVLTMREKALNWQGNEQGLFTQKTLRIYCSSEVHTSVDRAIWVAGIGQQNLVRVPIKGDWRGMDPDALAAAIEADIAAGHRPAGVILCVGGTGVGATDPVDQILDVAEKYGLYTHVDAAWAGSAMICPEYRHYWPGIERADSIVFNPHKWLGVQFDCSAHFLKDPDDLVRTLAISPEYLKTHGKDGIINYSEWSVPLGRRFRALKIWFLIRTYGLEGLRQRLRNHVTWSQKLHDRLELEPDFEIVTPPMWSLWSFRYQPDGATDLDDLNLRLVNAINDDGRIYLTQTRVDGALVIRFQAGQFETTEADVMMAHDVITEIARTL is encoded by the coding sequence ATGAACTGGACTGACTTTTCCCATTGGGGACGCAAGATTGCCGACTGGACGCAAAACTATCATCAGACGGTTGGTGACAGGCCAGTGCGTGCCAGAACCGAACCCGGCGACGTTCTGAATGCGCTCCCCGCCACGCCGCCCGAAACCGGCGAAGGTATGGAGGCAATCTTTGCCGATTTTGAAACCATCGTAATGCCCGGGATCACCCACTGGCAACATCCGCGGTTCTTTGCCTACTTCACCTCAAATGCCGCTGCCCCATCAGTGTTGGCGGAATTCCTCACCTCTGCCATCGCGCCGCAGTGCATGCTCTGGCAAACCTCTCCCGCGGCGACCGAAATGGAAACCTGCATGATGGACTGGCTGCGTCAGGCGCTCGACTTGCCGGAAGAGTTTCAGGGGGTCATTCAGGACAGCGCGTCCTCCGCGACCCTCGCAGCTGTTCTGACAATGCGGGAGAAGGCGCTGAACTGGCAAGGCAATGAGCAAGGGCTATTTACTCAAAAGACTTTGCGCATCTACTGCTCTTCGGAGGTGCATACCTCCGTCGATCGCGCCATCTGGGTTGCCGGTATCGGCCAGCAAAATCTTGTCCGTGTTCCGATCAAGGGAGACTGGCGCGGCATGGACCCCGACGCGCTGGCTGCAGCAATTGAGGCCGACATCGCGGCCGGCCACCGGCCCGCCGGCGTCATCCTTTGTGTCGGAGGCACGGGAGTTGGCGCCACCGACCCAGTCGATCAGATACTCGATGTGGCTGAAAAATATGGACTCTATACCCATGTGGACGCCGCCTGGGCCGGCTCCGCCATGATCTGCCCCGAATACCGCCATTACTGGCCCGGAATTGAGCGCGCAGACAGCATCGTTTTCAATCCGCACAAATGGCTGGGGGTGCAATTTGATTGCTCCGCCCATTTCCTGAAAGATCCGGACGACCTGGTCCGAACGCTGGCCATAAGCCCCGAGTATCTCAAAACTCATGGCAAAGACGGCATCATCAACTACTCTGAATGGTCAGTGCCCTTGGGTCGCCGATTCCGCGCGCTCAAGATCTGGTTTCTGATCCGGACCTACGGTCTGGAAGGGTTGCGCCAACGGTTGCGCAATCATGTGACATGGTCACAGAAACTGCATGATCGGCTCGAGTTAGAGCCTGATTTCGAGATCGTGACACCGCCAATGTGGTCTCTCTGGTCCTTTCGGTATCAACCCGATGGAGCCACGGATCTGGACGATTTGAATCTGCGATTGGTGAATGCGATCAACGACGATGGTCGCATTTACCTGACCCAGACTCGCGTAGATGGCGCTCTGGTGATCCGTTTTCAGGCCGGGCAATTTGAAACAACCGAAGCCGATGTCATGATGGCACATGACGTCATCACCGAAATCGCCCGAACGCTCTAG
- the hpaR gene encoding homoprotocatechuate degradation operon regulator HpaR, with the protein MTKQLPSTDRSLPIALLRARERVMGPIRALLSDAGLTEQQWRVLRVVQETGGIDPTQISERACLLLPSLTRILQKLEDKGLIQRTKDQIDRRRQIVSITSAGAQVIDDNLDASLAVIARTRSQMGEERYEALLDLLNELHQLDE; encoded by the coding sequence ATGACCAAGCAGTTACCAAGCACAGACCGATCTTTGCCCATCGCCCTACTACGCGCCCGCGAGCGTGTGATGGGCCCTATCCGCGCGCTTCTGAGCGACGCCGGTTTGACGGAACAGCAGTGGCGTGTGCTGCGTGTTGTTCAGGAAACCGGAGGTATCGATCCTACGCAGATTTCTGAACGGGCCTGTCTTTTGCTGCCAAGCCTGACACGTATTTTGCAGAAGCTTGAAGACAAGGGGCTGATCCAGCGCACGAAGGATCAGATAGATCGCCGCCGCCAGATCGTAAGCATTACCTCAGCGGGGGCGCAGGTCATTGATGATAATCTGGATGCCAGCCTTGCCGTCATTGCGCGCACCCGTAGCCAGATGGGCGAGGAGCGTTACGAGGCGTTGCTGGATTTGCTGAACGAGCTGCATCAACTGGACGAATAG
- a CDS encoding branched-chain amino acid ABC transporter permease yields MSAAPEHSPTMARSSVADRLAPYAPLMLVPILAIAGLIAVQNPASWLTLTVSGLAMGMMIFLMASGLTLVFGLMDVINFGHGAFVSVGAFIGISVLLTLGHLTNAPSLGLNLLAILAAVLAAMAATAVMGWAFERVIVKPVYGNHLSQILVTMGGLIIAEQLIIVLWGPEEIYFTRPEALKGALTFGDAAIEKYRLVTVGVGLAVFAAMRFVLRRTKIGLIVRAGVQNGEMVAALGYRLRLVFIGVFIAGSALAGLGGVMWGLYQEVITAHMGNQAMILIFIVVIIGGLGSVEGCFIGALLVGLLQNYIAFVEPKLALVSNIALMVAILMWRPMGMIPVVKAK; encoded by the coding sequence ATGAGCGCAGCCCCTGAACACAGCCCAACAATGGCTCGGTCTTCGGTGGCCGACAGGCTGGCGCCTTATGCGCCGCTTATGCTGGTTCCGATCTTGGCAATCGCCGGTCTGATCGCGGTGCAGAACCCGGCCAGCTGGCTGACCCTGACAGTGTCCGGTCTGGCCATGGGGATGATGATCTTCCTGATGGCGTCAGGGCTGACTTTGGTGTTCGGCCTGATGGACGTCATAAACTTCGGTCACGGCGCCTTTGTCTCGGTTGGGGCCTTCATCGGGATTTCCGTCCTGCTGACACTGGGGCATCTGACCAATGCCCCCTCGTTGGGGCTGAACCTGCTGGCGATCCTGGCCGCGGTTCTTGCCGCTATGGCTGCGACCGCCGTCATGGGCTGGGCTTTCGAACGGGTGATTGTCAAACCTGTCTACGGCAACCACCTCAGCCAAATCCTTGTCACCATGGGGGGGCTGATCATCGCAGAGCAATTGATCATTGTCCTGTGGGGGCCAGAGGAAATCTATTTTACTCGACCCGAAGCGCTAAAAGGCGCGCTCACCTTCGGCGATGCCGCGATCGAGAAATATCGGCTGGTCACAGTCGGCGTTGGATTGGCAGTCTTTGCCGCCATGCGGTTTGTCCTGCGCCGCACCAAGATCGGCCTGATCGTACGGGCCGGTGTTCAGAACGGTGAGATGGTCGCGGCCCTAGGATACCGGTTGCGGCTGGTTTTCATCGGCGTGTTCATCGCCGGATCGGCCTTGGCCGGACTTGGGGGCGTTATGTGGGGCCTCTATCAGGAGGTGATCACCGCCCATATGGGCAATCAGGCGATGATCCTGATCTTCATCGTGGTGATCATCGGCGGGCTTGGCTCGGTTGAGGGCTGTTTCATCGGCGCGCTGCTGGTCGGGCTGCTGCAGAATTACATCGCCTTTGTAGAGCCGAAACTGGCCCTAGTTTCCAATATCGCCTTGATGGTGGCCATCCTGATGTGGCGCCCCATGGGCATGATCCCGGTGGTAAAGGCAAAATGA
- a CDS encoding ABC transporter ATP-binding protein — MTAPLLTTDELTVRFGGHVAVDAVTCAFHAGELTAIVGPNGAGKTTYFNLISGQIPATAGRVTLNGQDISTASVSARTKAGIGRAFQMTNLFPNLSVLENVRLVVQAKARRGFNLWSMVTGHADLMDQAEEILARVRLLEERNQIVSELSHGNQRKLEVALLIALDPLIYMFDEPTAGMSVDEAPVVLDLIADLKAQSDRTVLLVEHKMDVIRTLADRIIVLHNGALAADGAPAKVMASDIVQEAYMGRGLEGVLDHV; from the coding sequence ATGACTGCCCCCCTTCTAACCACCGATGAACTGACTGTACGCTTCGGTGGGCACGTGGCTGTCGATGCCGTTACATGTGCCTTTCACGCCGGTGAACTGACCGCCATCGTCGGACCCAACGGCGCTGGGAAGACCACCTATTTCAATCTGATTTCCGGGCAGATCCCCGCCACCGCCGGACGCGTCACGCTGAACGGTCAGGACATCAGCACCGCCTCCGTTTCAGCCCGTACAAAGGCCGGTATCGGACGCGCTTTTCAGATGACCAACTTGTTTCCCAATCTGTCCGTATTGGAGAATGTCCGTCTGGTGGTTCAGGCCAAAGCCAGGCGCGGATTCAATCTCTGGTCAATGGTTACAGGCCACGCCGATCTGATGGATCAGGCCGAAGAAATCCTAGCCCGTGTGCGCCTTCTGGAGGAGCGCAACCAGATCGTCTCAGAGCTGTCCCACGGCAATCAGCGCAAGCTGGAAGTCGCTCTGCTGATTGCCCTCGACCCGCTGATCTACATGTTTGACGAGCCAACCGCCGGGATGAGCGTCGATGAGGCCCCGGTTGTGCTGGACCTCATCGCAGACCTGAAAGCGCAGAGCGACCGCACCGTCCTATTGGTGGAGCATAAGATGGATGTGATCCGAACCCTCGCCGACCGCATTATCGTCCTGCACAATGGCGCGCTGGCGGCAGATGGTGCCCCGGCCAAGGTGATGGCCTCGGACATCGTGCAAGAGGCCTATATGGGGCGCGGACTTGAGGGGGTTTTGGATCATGTCTGA
- a CDS encoding ABC transporter ATP-binding protein — MSDLAQTGTTGDPILRIEGIYTNIAQYHILQGVDLNVPRGGVTMLLGRNGVGKTTTLRSVIGHWRAHRGRILFDGDDITRMPTANIARSGLGFVPEDMGIFADLTVEENMVLAAVSGPIDSARLDWIFQAFPPLKTFWTSEAGNLSGGQKQMLSIARAMIEERKLYLIDEPTKGLAPAIISTMARALKDLKDQGASILMVEQNFAVAKALGDTANVMDDGRVIWSGAMAELAGDPTLQERLMGLSMEAK, encoded by the coding sequence ATGTCTGATCTTGCCCAGACTGGGACCACCGGCGATCCGATCCTTCGGATTGAAGGGATCTACACGAATATTGCGCAGTACCATATTCTTCAGGGTGTCGATCTCAACGTGCCGCGCGGCGGCGTCACCATGCTGTTGGGGCGCAACGGCGTCGGTAAGACCACGACCCTGCGCAGTGTGATCGGGCACTGGCGGGCGCATCGCGGGCGTATCCTCTTTGATGGCGATGACATCACCCGGATGCCCACTGCCAATATAGCGCGATCAGGCCTGGGATTCGTGCCCGAGGACATGGGCATTTTTGCCGATCTGACCGTGGAGGAGAACATGGTGCTGGCCGCTGTCTCCGGCCCCATTGATTCCGCGCGTCTGGACTGGATCTTTCAGGCGTTTCCGCCGCTGAAGACATTCTGGACCTCCGAAGCCGGCAATCTCTCCGGTGGGCAGAAACAGATGCTGTCGATTGCCCGCGCCATGATCGAAGAGCGCAAGCTCTACCTGATTGACGAACCAACCAAGGGGTTGGCCCCTGCGATCATTTCCACGATGGCCCGCGCGCTCAAGGACCTAAAGGACCAGGGAGCCTCAATCCTGATGGTCGAACAGAATTTCGCCGTCGCAAAGGCACTTGGCGATACCGCCAACGTGATGGACGACGGCCGCGTGATCTGGTCCGGAGCGATGGCCGAACTCGCTGGCGATCCCACCCTTCAGGAACGGCTGATGGGCCTCAGCATGGAAGCGAAGTAA
- a CDS encoding DUF4139 domain-containing protein: MRSAFSVFTFGATLAVATHIASAGVSDVIQVDSQVVAVTLYPGLAQITRTADVVLPEGQHELILQGVPRSAETESLQVQINGARRISTRVRDEFVPPRDASTPEIQAAEARIDEIEAQITTVEDEAARARATAHAARSSIHFLEQLGNNDGLVDTNATALADIALMISRQAGENHRQIVDAEAEARNKEQALVTLQENLTDARAALAALTLEDEERLYIEVTVEAAAAGATSIRMEYLTEGAGNIGWSPSYELHLATGSDPELTLNRSVILSQDTGENWQDVALTLSTADPLGQSAPSRLFPQLRRIEKPMPVPEPKQRMSSDMELDLANEPIIEAAVVVEEMLRQWSVDRSGVAAVYEFDTPVSVASGAEALRLEMDSLKTAATLTAQAVPLRNETAYRMVRFTNEFGEQLLAATQAAHFVDGKLVAVADFAGLAPGAEADLGFGAIRGLTLSRDILDQSEGEQGLISRNTEQVRRVEIEVENLTNRAWPLRLLDRVPYSQQDALEITWDARPAPTEENVEKQRGILAWDMEIAAGATEVIEIDTELSWPEGQILR, from the coding sequence ATGCGATCTGCTTTTTCAGTTTTCACCTTTGGCGCGACGCTTGCCGTGGCCACACATATTGCCTCAGCTGGGGTTTCGGACGTGATACAAGTGGACAGCCAGGTCGTAGCTGTCACTCTTTACCCAGGATTGGCGCAGATCACCCGGACAGCCGATGTGGTGTTGCCTGAGGGGCAGCATGAGCTGATCCTGCAAGGGGTTCCGCGAAGTGCGGAGACGGAGAGCCTGCAGGTTCAAATAAACGGCGCCCGCCGGATCAGTACCCGGGTGCGAGATGAGTTCGTTCCGCCGCGTGACGCGTCGACACCGGAGATTCAGGCCGCCGAAGCGCGCATAGATGAGATCGAAGCACAGATCACTACGGTGGAAGATGAGGCCGCGCGCGCACGGGCTACCGCTCATGCGGCGCGCAGTTCTATTCATTTCCTGGAGCAGCTTGGCAACAATGACGGGCTTGTGGATACAAATGCCACTGCGCTTGCTGATATCGCCCTGATGATCAGCCGTCAGGCCGGCGAAAATCACCGTCAGATTGTTGATGCCGAGGCTGAGGCCCGCAATAAGGAACAAGCGCTGGTTACCTTGCAGGAGAACCTGACAGACGCCCGCGCGGCGCTTGCCGCTCTTACGCTAGAGGACGAGGAGCGCCTCTATATTGAAGTAACGGTTGAAGCCGCCGCCGCGGGGGCAACCTCAATTCGCATGGAGTATCTGACTGAAGGGGCAGGCAATATCGGCTGGTCTCCGAGCTATGAGCTGCATCTCGCAACTGGCAGTGATCCGGAGCTGACGTTGAACCGCAGCGTGATCTTGTCACAGGACACGGGCGAAAACTGGCAGGACGTTGCGCTGACGCTGTCGACCGCAGACCCTTTGGGCCAATCAGCGCCCTCGCGGCTTTTCCCACAGCTGCGGCGGATCGAGAAGCCAATGCCCGTTCCAGAACCGAAACAGCGGATGTCATCTGATATGGAACTGGATCTTGCGAACGAGCCTATAATCGAAGCGGCAGTGGTGGTTGAGGAGATGCTTCGGCAATGGTCTGTCGACCGCAGTGGCGTCGCCGCGGTCTATGAGTTTGATACGCCTGTCTCCGTCGCATCAGGGGCTGAGGCGTTGCGGTTGGAGATGGACAGCCTGAAGACAGCCGCGACGCTCACCGCTCAGGCGGTGCCGCTGCGCAATGAGACGGCCTACCGTATGGTACGCTTCACCAACGAGTTTGGTGAACAGCTATTGGCTGCGACGCAGGCTGCCCATTTTGTCGACGGAAAATTGGTTGCTGTCGCAGATTTTGCCGGGCTGGCACCGGGAGCAGAGGCGGATCTGGGCTTTGGCGCAATCAGAGGTCTGACCCTAAGTCGCGATATTCTTGACCAGAGTGAAGGGGAGCAGGGGCTGATTTCGCGCAACACTGAACAGGTCCGTCGGGTCGAGATTGAGGTGGAGAACCTCACGAACCGTGCTTGGCCGCTGCGCTTGCTGGACCGTGTGCCCTATTCCCAGCAGGACGCGCTGGAGATTACCTGGGACGCCCGCCCGGCACCGACGGAAGAAAACGTCGAGAAACAGCGTGGTATCCTCGCTTGGGATATGGAGATTGCGGCGGGTGCGACCGAAGTGATCGAGATTGATACTGAGCTGAGCTGGCCCGAAGGTCAGATCCTGCGCTGA